One Lujinxingia sediminis DNA window includes the following coding sequences:
- a CDS encoding zinc-dependent metalloprotease family protein produces MFYAPRRPAFAPLHLLALLIALLSLSACEQLQQVAEFVDSISTGAPCESGLECLGGYCFEEERGFPGGYCSELSCEEEGCLGFSSECLVLPLEGSSGAAACFERCDRDNSCERAGEGYTCTLVDDTPVCLPADLAVGGEPGKPGAPCTSDVACEEGLTCLTNLYGGTCARIGCNPDQGCEDGACVTLNPEAAADDVVFACMAACQRDEDCRFGYTCLANDESEPKYCQENEQPEGPRNPDGADDGEPCGANLGCKGGSCIREVEKDQGEASFPGGYCTTRYCGDDEDCNGGICLVQNNQPTCMAGCATDSDCRQGYSCRTGREGRSFCDSTTAPPEIDASGAPALELVCGSQKTYPVEVEAGAVGFLLTPFNPGGLAIEPRTLRRPDGSTLNIQNDYAFHAINPAILTSLAPMLFPATNDTSLANTFGGGTYQMGVASNASETCHYVIAQPSAGRTLRLRFYLVGVPGLSAATAPSNRDLQQAIATMATIYDAMNIEVEVAAYAELSDELTASYSIIRTLDDAFDLVALSEAPGTTLDENLVVNVFLIDDFAVEDSPGLLGISAGLPGAAGLHASPASGLVFSTAGLGEDNATIGQILAHEVGHYLGLRHTTEHLGSAQDPITDTPSCLFPNLGYFCDDAENFMFPFSLGPDQRQTTAGQSFVLRRNPLVRP; encoded by the coding sequence ATGTTTTATGCGCCCCGTCGGCCTGCCTTTGCCCCTCTGCATCTTCTGGCGTTGCTCATCGCGCTGCTCTCCTTGAGCGCCTGTGAGCAGCTCCAACAGGTCGCCGAGTTCGTCGACTCGATCAGCACCGGTGCCCCCTGCGAGAGCGGACTGGAGTGCCTGGGTGGGTATTGTTTTGAGGAGGAGCGGGGCTTCCCCGGCGGCTACTGCTCCGAGCTCAGCTGCGAAGAAGAGGGGTGCCTGGGATTCTCGTCCGAATGCCTGGTGCTGCCCCTGGAAGGCTCCAGCGGCGCGGCGGCCTGCTTTGAGCGTTGCGACCGCGATAACTCCTGCGAGCGCGCCGGCGAGGGCTACACCTGCACGCTGGTCGACGACACGCCGGTATGCCTTCCGGCCGACCTCGCGGTGGGAGGTGAGCCCGGCAAGCCCGGCGCGCCCTGCACCAGCGATGTGGCGTGTGAAGAAGGTCTGACCTGTCTGACCAACCTCTACGGCGGCACCTGCGCACGCATCGGCTGCAACCCCGACCAGGGCTGCGAGGATGGCGCCTGCGTCACGCTCAACCCGGAGGCCGCGGCCGACGACGTGGTCTTCGCCTGCATGGCCGCCTGTCAGCGCGACGAAGACTGCCGCTTTGGCTACACCTGCCTGGCCAATGACGAGAGCGAGCCGAAATACTGCCAGGAAAACGAGCAGCCCGAAGGCCCCCGAAACCCCGATGGCGCCGACGACGGTGAGCCCTGCGGCGCCAACCTGGGCTGCAAAGGCGGAAGCTGCATTCGCGAGGTCGAAAAAGACCAGGGCGAGGCCTCCTTCCCGGGCGGCTACTGCACCACGCGCTACTGCGGCGATGACGAGGACTGCAACGGCGGCATCTGCCTTGTGCAGAACAACCAGCCCACCTGCATGGCCGGCTGCGCCACCGATTCGGACTGCCGCCAGGGCTACAGCTGCCGCACCGGTCGCGAGGGCCGCTCCTTCTGCGACTCCACCACCGCCCCGCCCGAGATCGATGCCAGCGGCGCCCCGGCGCTCGAGCTGGTCTGCGGCTCCCAGAAAACCTACCCGGTCGAGGTGGAGGCCGGCGCGGTGGGGTTCTTGCTCACCCCCTTTAACCCGGGCGGACTGGCCATTGAGCCGCGCACGCTGCGCCGCCCCGACGGTTCCACGCTCAACATTCAGAACGACTACGCCTTTCACGCCATCAACCCGGCGATCCTCACAAGTCTTGCACCGATGCTCTTCCCGGCCACCAACGATACAAGCCTGGCCAACACGTTTGGCGGCGGCACCTATCAGATGGGCGTGGCCTCCAACGCCTCGGAAACCTGCCACTACGTCATCGCCCAACCCTCGGCCGGCCGCACCCTGCGCCTGCGCTTCTACCTTGTGGGCGTGCCCGGCTTAAGCGCGGCCACCGCTCCCTCCAACCGGGATCTGCAGCAGGCCATCGCCACCATGGCCACCATCTACGACGCGATGAATATCGAGGTGGAGGTCGCCGCCTACGCCGAGCTCTCCGATGAGCTCACAGCCTCCTACAGCATCATTCGCACCCTGGACGACGCCTTCGATCTGGTGGCGCTCTCCGAGGCCCCGGGCACCACGCTTGATGAGAACCTTGTGGTCAACGTCTTCCTCATTGACGACTTTGCCGTCGAAGACTCCCCGGGCCTTCTGGGCATCTCAGCCGGGCTCCCGGGGGCGGCCGGCCTGCACGCCAGCCCCGCCTCCGGCCTGGTCTTCTCGACGGCTGGCCTGGGCGAAGATAACGCCACCATCGGTCAGATCCTCGCCCATGAAGTCGGCCACTATCTGGGACTTCGCCATACCACCGAGCACCTGGGGAGCGCCCAGGATCCCATCACCGACACCCCGAGCTGTCTCTTTCCTAACCTGGGCTATTTTTGCGACGACGCCGAAAACTTCATGTTCCCCTTCTCGCTCGGGCCCGATCAGCGCCAGACCACCGCCGGCCAGTCCTTTGTGCTGCGACGAAACCCGCTGGTGCGCCCCTGA
- a CDS encoding DUF3857 and transglutaminase domain-containing protein has translation MRVGTRVGAVVSGALVCLWGATAWAQSEVTSGDAQELARLVDALEEARFEGEALGLANRLEEARGMVVPEVYQAELERASGAASRWPVVAFAVQRELARARMEQGDEQGELLASEAGCLTRWSLVGPLENPSMEGFYKEIGPQHELSGPYEGRFGEVDWRELAPADYFCAFSLGSFVTPSTSAVVFLASRVHLNEALRGELLVGAAGAYRVWIDGREVGGDDGERGAGLDVQSWPVRLSPGDHEVVVKLASTGQGSLAWSARLLDAGGQPLAEVEHRAEAPRVALGPMRASAPEARAGALYAVREATASRRASPLAKIRAAAAWQRLQPADSAAPWRDVARGVIAELKGGASSAAQEAEVLLEAAPLFEERWRQVSLLERARELAPANDALWERVSLALAAAYGEGSARAEWQRQRTLLEEVVKARPGSLKALLTLAKLYEDRELDGQALGLLESWQGPQEGDREEVVAWARAMIDVQQATGDLRRSRELRERVLSQTQFSGAYRWDMMKEALAEGELDQALTIARERWTTNPWSSAWGLQVARALQASGELEQAGEVLETLIARNPGESSLWERKAELRLLQEDRAGVVEAMEQALSLRPQDSALRARAELMRPPGANFYDAWIEEDVRALADAHPPGPHDYDILIDQAVVEVGPTGLARRFVQQVERVIDARGIQSARQLGVSFQSGDERVEVLGVRVHKADGTLSEDYDAWRSGQARKQSTTYNDREQINLRASNVEVGDLVEYRYVVHQVANENFRGDYFGAVRYVQHGRPAALVRYALLYPESWELYFRPPALAHEVRDGVTPAGEAVEGMKSRSFELREVPRVYTEHDQPGYTEIYDYIMVSNKADYDAIGRWWWGLIEEQLVVDDAIREEVRRLTSGLGNDEEKVEAIYDYVARNTRYLHVGLGIHGWKPYRTSAVMQNRYGDCKDKAALLKVMLEEAGVEAEMVLVRTRRLGEVDGSVASMHVFNHAVTYVPGLDVFLDATAEYNGAFELTSMDQGAQALIVEDGGQTRWVAMPIDAPETNRLAQRLEIDLRGERPVLRGEVEAVGSRAVRYRQLLEDPQRRDEAFERELARRYPGVRLTRAEYEGIETLGAPAKVRFEAELGDVVRGEGEGYLYPLASPEDALGAYAAEGTRRQDRMFRVPFAESTQMRYVLGQGRRVERVPEEVEVRSKFGDLRVSYSTAGEDLVVEVDFSVKVQRVPVEEYEAFRAFVGELHTALNQTIRLVGEGGVR, from the coding sequence ATGAGAGTTGGCACGAGGGTTGGGGCGGTGGTGAGCGGGGCGCTGGTATGCCTCTGGGGCGCGACAGCGTGGGCGCAATCCGAAGTGACGTCGGGCGATGCGCAGGAGCTTGCGCGCCTGGTCGATGCGCTTGAAGAGGCCCGCTTTGAGGGGGAGGCGTTGGGGCTCGCCAACCGGCTCGAAGAGGCGCGGGGGATGGTGGTGCCCGAGGTGTATCAGGCCGAGCTTGAGCGTGCGTCAGGTGCGGCGTCGCGCTGGCCGGTCGTGGCGTTTGCGGTCCAACGCGAGCTGGCTCGCGCCCGCATGGAACAAGGGGATGAGCAAGGCGAGCTTCTGGCCAGTGAGGCCGGGTGTCTGACGCGTTGGTCGCTGGTCGGGCCGCTGGAAAACCCCTCCATGGAGGGGTTTTATAAGGAGATCGGACCACAGCATGAGCTGAGCGGTCCCTATGAAGGTCGCTTCGGGGAGGTGGATTGGCGCGAGCTTGCGCCGGCCGACTATTTTTGTGCCTTTAGCCTGGGGAGTTTCGTGACCCCTTCGACCTCCGCGGTGGTGTTTCTGGCGAGCCGCGTGCATCTCAATGAAGCCTTGCGCGGGGAGCTTTTGGTGGGGGCGGCGGGTGCCTACCGGGTGTGGATCGACGGGCGAGAGGTGGGCGGCGATGATGGGGAGCGGGGCGCGGGGCTCGATGTGCAGAGCTGGCCTGTGCGCCTGAGCCCCGGGGACCATGAAGTGGTGGTCAAGCTCGCTTCCACCGGGCAGGGGAGCCTGGCGTGGTCAGCTCGCCTGCTCGATGCCGGGGGGCAGCCGCTGGCCGAGGTGGAGCACCGGGCCGAGGCCCCGCGGGTGGCGCTCGGTCCGATGCGTGCAAGCGCGCCGGAGGCGCGCGCCGGCGCACTTTATGCCGTGCGCGAAGCCACGGCGTCGCGGCGCGCGAGCCCGCTGGCAAAGATCCGGGCTGCGGCCGCCTGGCAGCGCCTGCAACCCGCCGACAGCGCCGCTCCCTGGCGGGATGTGGCACGCGGGGTCATCGCCGAGCTAAAAGGCGGCGCGTCGAGCGCGGCGCAAGAAGCCGAGGTGCTGCTTGAAGCCGCCCCGCTCTTTGAGGAGCGCTGGCGGCAGGTCAGCCTCCTGGAGCGCGCCCGCGAGCTTGCTCCGGCCAACGATGCGCTGTGGGAGCGCGTCTCGCTGGCCCTTGCGGCGGCCTACGGCGAAGGCAGCGCGCGGGCTGAGTGGCAGCGTCAGCGCACCCTTCTTGAAGAGGTCGTGAAGGCGCGCCCTGGCTCGCTCAAAGCTCTCCTGACGCTCGCTAAACTCTACGAAGATCGTGAGCTTGATGGGCAGGCTCTAGGGCTTCTGGAGAGCTGGCAGGGGCCTCAGGAGGGCGATCGCGAGGAGGTTGTGGCCTGGGCACGCGCGATGATCGATGTGCAACAGGCTACAGGCGATCTTCGACGCTCTCGCGAGCTGCGCGAGAGGGTGCTCAGCCAGACGCAATTCTCCGGCGCGTACCGCTGGGACATGATGAAAGAAGCCCTGGCCGAGGGGGAGCTTGACCAGGCGCTGACGATCGCCCGGGAGCGCTGGACGACCAACCCCTGGTCGTCGGCCTGGGGGCTGCAGGTGGCCCGGGCGTTGCAGGCGTCCGGTGAGCTTGAGCAGGCCGGGGAGGTGCTGGAGACGTTGATCGCGCGCAACCCTGGCGAGTCGTCGTTGTGGGAGCGTAAGGCCGAGTTGCGACTTCTGCAGGAGGACCGGGCGGGGGTGGTCGAGGCGATGGAGCAGGCGTTGAGCCTGCGGCCTCAGGACAGCGCGCTGCGCGCCCGCGCCGAGCTGATGCGCCCGCCCGGTGCGAACTTCTACGATGCCTGGATCGAAGAGGATGTGCGCGCCCTGGCCGACGCGCACCCGCCTGGCCCCCACGACTACGACATCCTCATCGATCAGGCGGTCGTCGAGGTCGGGCCCACCGGGCTTGCTCGCCGTTTTGTGCAACAGGTGGAGCGGGTGATCGACGCGCGCGGCATTCAGAGCGCGCGGCAGTTGGGCGTCTCCTTTCAGTCGGGCGATGAGCGCGTGGAGGTGCTGGGCGTGCGCGTGCATAAGGCCGACGGCACGCTCAGCGAAGATTACGACGCGTGGCGAAGTGGCCAGGCCCGCAAGCAGTCGACGACGTATAACGATCGGGAGCAGATCAACCTGCGCGCCAGCAATGTGGAGGTGGGCGATCTGGTGGAGTATCGCTACGTGGTCCATCAGGTGGCCAATGAGAACTTCCGCGGCGACTATTTTGGGGCGGTGCGCTACGTGCAGCACGGCCGGCCGGCGGCGTTGGTGCGCTACGCGCTGCTCTATCCCGAGAGCTGGGAGCTCTATTTTCGGCCGCCGGCGCTGGCCCACGAGGTTCGCGATGGCGTCACTCCGGCCGGAGAGGCGGTCGAGGGCATGAAGTCGCGCAGTTTTGAGCTGCGCGAGGTGCCTCGGGTCTACACCGAGCATGACCAGCCCGGTTATACCGAGATCTACGACTACATCATGGTCTCCAACAAAGCCGACTACGACGCCATCGGGCGCTGGTGGTGGGGGCTCATCGAGGAGCAGCTCGTCGTCGACGATGCGATTCGCGAAGAGGTCCGTCGGCTGACTTCCGGGCTGGGCAATGATGAGGAGAAGGTCGAGGCGATCTACGACTACGTGGCCCGCAACACCCGTTATCTGCATGTGGGACTGGGCATCCACGGCTGGAAGCCCTACCGAACCTCGGCGGTGATGCAAAATCGCTACGGCGACTGCAAAGACAAAGCCGCGCTCCTCAAGGTGATGCTCGAAGAGGCCGGTGTTGAGGCCGAGATGGTGCTCGTGCGGACCCGCCGCTTAGGGGAGGTCGACGGGTCGGTGGCGAGCATGCACGTCTTTAACCACGCGGTGACCTATGTGCCCGGCCTCGATGTCTTTCTGGATGCGACCGCCGAGTACAACGGGGCCTTTGAGCTGACCTCGATGGATCAGGGGGCCCAGGCGCTGATTGTCGAAGACGGCGGTCAGACCCGCTGGGTTGCCATGCCGATCGATGCGCCGGAGACGAACCGCCTGGCGCAGCGTCTGGAGATCGATCTTCGTGGCGAGCGCCCGGTGCTGCGCGGTGAGGTCGAGGCTGTGGGGTCGCGGGCGGTGCGCTATCGCCAACTTCTCGAAGATCCCCAACGCCGCGATGAGGCATTCGAGAGGGAGCTCGCCAGGCGTTACCCGGGGGTCAGGCTCACGCGCGCCGAATATGAGGGCATTGAGACTCTGGGCGCGCCGGCGAAGGTGCGTTTTGAGGCCGAACTGGGCGACGTCGTGCGTGGTGAGGGTGAGGGCTATCTCTATCCGCTGGCCTCGCCGGAGGATGCGCTCGGGGCGTATGCGGCCGAGGGCACACGGCGCCAGGATCGGATGTTCCGCGTGCCTTTCGCCGAGAGCACGCAGATGCGCTACGTGCTTGGTCAGGGGCGCAGGGTGGAGCGGGTGCCCGAGGAGGTGGAGGTGCGCTCGAAGTTCGGAGATCTGCGCGTGAGCTACTCGACGGCCGGCGAGGACCTGGTGGTTGAGGTGGACTTCAGCGTTAAGGTCCAGCGGGTGCCGGTCGAGGAGTATGAGGCGTTTCGGGCCTTCGTCGGTGAGCTTCATACGGCGCTCAATCAGACGATTCGCCTGGTGGGTGAGGGAGGTGTGCGATGA